Proteins co-encoded in one Bombus pyrosoma isolate SC7728 linkage group LG4, ASM1482585v1, whole genome shotgun sequence genomic window:
- the LOC122566933 gene encoding acyl-CoA Delta-9 desaturase-like isoform X2 → MAPNITSSPTGVLFEGETLEETSRVIDAPKTKYKRQIVWRNVIIFTYLHISAVYGLYLALTSAKWATLLFALFLHVYSALGITAGAHRLWAHRSYKAKWPLQLILMIGNTIAFQDAAIDWARDHRLHHKYSETNADPHNAKRGFFFAHVGWLLCRKHPDIRAKGKGIDLSDLKSNPILSFQKKYYAILMPLLCFIVPTIIPVYCWNETWGNGYFVPTVLRYVYTLNMTWLVNSAAHMFGNKPYDKYINPVENKMVAITALGEGWHNYHHVFPWDYKTAELGNYKVNVTTLFIDACSKLGLAYDMKIVPQDLVRKRVERTGDGSHNVWGWGDKDQTQQDRDVTMVVNLKKDH, encoded by the exons ATGGCGCCGAATATAACGAGTAGCCCGACAGGTGTACTGTTTGAGGGTGAAACTTTGGAGGAGACCTCAAGGGTGATCGACGCGCCTAAAACGAAATACAAGAGACAGATCGTTTGGAGGAATGTGATTATTTTCACATATCTTCATATAAGCGCCGTCTATGGACTGTACCTCGCTCTTACATCGGCAAAATGGGCGACGCTATTATTCG CGCTCTTCTTGCATGTATACAGTGCTTTGGGGATTACAGCTGGCGCTCACAGATTATGGGCACACAGATCATACAAAGCGAAATGGCCCCTGCAGTTGATTCTGATGATTGGCAATACAATAGCCTTCCAA GATGCGGCAATCGATTGGGCAAGAGATCACAGACTTCACCATAAATACAGCGAGACGAACGCAGACCCTCATAACGCAAAGAGGGGATTCTTCTTCGCTCATGTTGGTTGGTTGCTGTGTAGGAAACATCCGGACATCCGCGCGAAAGGCAAAGGAATTGATCTCAGTGATCTGAAGAGCAATCCTATACTGTCTTTCCAGAAAAA ATATTACGCGATTCTGATGCCTCTACTGTGTTTTATTGTGCCGACTATAATTCCTGTCTACTGCTGGAACGAGACTTGGGGAAATGGTTACTTCGTCCCTACTGTTTTGCGCTACGTCTATACGCTGAATATGACTTGGTTGGTCAACTCTGCGGCCCATATGTTTGGAAACAAACCATATGACAA gTATATCAACCccgtggaaaataaaatggtaGCCATAACGGCTTTAGGTGAGGGTTGGCACAACTACCATCACGTATTTCCATGGGATTACAAAACGGCAGAATTGGGCAATTACAAAGTTAACGTAACAACATTATTCATTGACGCCTGCTCAAAACTTGGCCTCGCGTACGATATGAAGATAGTACCTCAAGATCTGGTGCGAAAACGAGTAGAGAGAACCGGCGACGGAAGCCATAACGTGTGGGGTTGGGGTGACAAAGATCAGACGCAACAAGATAGAGATGTGACAATGGTGGTGAATCTGAAGAAAGATCATTAA
- the LOC122566933 gene encoding acyl-CoA Delta-9 desaturase-like isoform X1, producing MNRKKGGMAPNITSSPTGVLFEGETLEETSRVIDAPKTKYKRQIVWRNVIIFTYLHISAVYGLYLALTSAKWATLLFALFLHVYSALGITAGAHRLWAHRSYKAKWPLQLILMIGNTIAFQDAAIDWARDHRLHHKYSETNADPHNAKRGFFFAHVGWLLCRKHPDIRAKGKGIDLSDLKSNPILSFQKKYYAILMPLLCFIVPTIIPVYCWNETWGNGYFVPTVLRYVYTLNMTWLVNSAAHMFGNKPYDKYINPVENKMVAITALGEGWHNYHHVFPWDYKTAELGNYKVNVTTLFIDACSKLGLAYDMKIVPQDLVRKRVERTGDGSHNVWGWGDKDQTQQDRDVTMVVNLKKDH from the exons ATGAACAG GAAGAAAGGAGGAATGGCGCCGAATATAACGAGTAGCCCGACAGGTGTACTGTTTGAGGGTGAAACTTTGGAGGAGACCTCAAGGGTGATCGACGCGCCTAAAACGAAATACAAGAGACAGATCGTTTGGAGGAATGTGATTATTTTCACATATCTTCATATAAGCGCCGTCTATGGACTGTACCTCGCTCTTACATCGGCAAAATGGGCGACGCTATTATTCG CGCTCTTCTTGCATGTATACAGTGCTTTGGGGATTACAGCTGGCGCTCACAGATTATGGGCACACAGATCATACAAAGCGAAATGGCCCCTGCAGTTGATTCTGATGATTGGCAATACAATAGCCTTCCAA GATGCGGCAATCGATTGGGCAAGAGATCACAGACTTCACCATAAATACAGCGAGACGAACGCAGACCCTCATAACGCAAAGAGGGGATTCTTCTTCGCTCATGTTGGTTGGTTGCTGTGTAGGAAACATCCGGACATCCGCGCGAAAGGCAAAGGAATTGATCTCAGTGATCTGAAGAGCAATCCTATACTGTCTTTCCAGAAAAA ATATTACGCGATTCTGATGCCTCTACTGTGTTTTATTGTGCCGACTATAATTCCTGTCTACTGCTGGAACGAGACTTGGGGAAATGGTTACTTCGTCCCTACTGTTTTGCGCTACGTCTATACGCTGAATATGACTTGGTTGGTCAACTCTGCGGCCCATATGTTTGGAAACAAACCATATGACAA gTATATCAACCccgtggaaaataaaatggtaGCCATAACGGCTTTAGGTGAGGGTTGGCACAACTACCATCACGTATTTCCATGGGATTACAAAACGGCAGAATTGGGCAATTACAAAGTTAACGTAACAACATTATTCATTGACGCCTGCTCAAAACTTGGCCTCGCGTACGATATGAAGATAGTACCTCAAGATCTGGTGCGAAAACGAGTAGAGAGAACCGGCGACGGAAGCCATAACGTGTGGGGTTGGGGTGACAAAGATCAGACGCAACAAGATAGAGATGTGACAATGGTGGTGAATCTGAAGAAAGATCATTAA